The sequence below is a genomic window from Desulfocurvibacter africanus subsp. africanus DSM 2603.
CAAAGAGACAGGCTCCCGGCGCAAGCGTGGCCGCTTGCGCCCAGAGGTCATTCCTCGTCCAAGACGGACAGATCGCCGGGATCCACGCCCAGTTCCTGGGCGCGCAGCACGCGGCGCAGAATCTTGCCCGCCTTGGTGCGCGGCAGGGACTCCACGAAAGCCACCGACTTGAGCACCACCACGGGTCCCAGCTCGCGCCGGACCATGGCCTTGAGTTCGCGCACCAGGTCCTCGCCCAGTTCGCGACCCTCGGACAGGACGACAAAGGCTTTGGCGACCTCGCCCTTGATCTTGTCCGGCACGCCCACAACCGCGGCTTCCGCCACGGCCTTGTGTACGCAGAGGGCCGACTCGATCTCGGCCGTGCCGATGTTGTGCCCGGCGATGTTGATGACCTCGTCGGCCCGGCCCTGAATCCAGAAATAGCCGTCCTCGTCCTTGCGCGCCACGTCGCCCGTGACGTACACGCCCGGAATCTTTTCCCAATAGGCCTGGGCGTAGCCTTTGGGATCGTTCCACAAAGTCTGGAGCATGCCGGGCCACGGCTTGGTCAGCACCAGGAAGCCGCCTTTGCCGGGCGGCACGGGCTGGCCCTGGCGGTCGACCACTTCGGCCTCCACGCCGGGCAGCGGCTTGTTCACCGAGCCGGGCTTGAGCACGGACACGGGCAAGGGCGAGAGCATGCACATGCCCGTCTCGGTCTGCCACCAAGTATCCATAAGCGGGCACTCGCCGCGGCCGATATGCCGGTGGAACCAGACCCAGGCTTCCGGATTCAGTGGCTCGCCCACGCTGCCAAGCATGCGCAGCGACGAAATGTCGTGCTGCCTGGGGAACTGGCTGCCGTAGCGCATGAGCATGCGGATGAGCGTGGGCGTGGTGTACAGCGCCGTGACGCCGTAGCGGGCCACAATCGACCATAGGCGGTCGGCCTGCGGGTACAGGGGGTGCCCCTCGTACATGAGCGTGGTGGTGCCGCACAGCAGCGGCGCGTAGACCACGTAGCTGTGGCCCGTGATCCAGCCCGCGTCGGCCGTGCACCAGAAGATGTCCGTGGGCTTGATGTCGAAAATCCAGTTCATGGTGCGGGCCACGCCGACCATGTAGCCGCCGTGGGTGTGCACGATGCCCTTGGCCCGGCCCGAGGTGCCCGATGTGTGCAAAAGGAACAGCGGGTCCGTGGCCTCCATGACCTCAGTGCGCGTTTCCGGGGCTTCGGAGCGCACCAGGTCCTCGTACCAGATGTCCCGCGCCGAGACCATGTCCACGTCCACGCCGGCCCGATGCACCACGACCACCGTGTCCACACAGTCGGCGCAGGCGCTGTTCAGGGCCTCGTCCACGATGGCCTTCTGGTTGATGACCTTGCCGTTGCGGTAGAAACCGTCGGCCGTGACCACCACGCGGGCCTGGCTGTCGCAGATGCGCTCGCTTAGGGCCTTGGCCGAGAAGCCGCCGAACACGCACACGTGTACGGCCCCGATCTTGGCCGTGGCCAGCATGGCGATGAGCGTCTCGGGCAATAGCGGCATGAACACGGCCACGCGGTCGCCCTTGCGCACGCCCAGGGAGCGCAGCGCGCCGGCGAAGCGGTTCACGGCCCGGTAGAGTTCGAAATAGGTGAACTTGCGGCTATCGCCCGGCTCGCCCTCCCAAATGAGGGCCAGCTTGTTGCGGTTCACCGTGCGGATATGCCTATCCAGGGCGTTGTGAACGATATTGCACTGACCGCCGGGGAACCAGCGGTAAAAGGGCGGGTTGTCGCTGTCGAGCACTTGGTCCCATTTGCGGAACCATTCGAGCTCCAAGGCGGCCTCTTCCCAGTAGGCAAGTGGATCCTCTTGGGCCAGCCGGTAGGCGCCGGTTACCTCTTGAGGGTTCACGTTGGCCTCGATGATGGTCTGAGGCAGGGGCCTGAAGACCCGTACTTCGTTCAGCAATACGTCCAGGGCGCCGGTGTCGTCCATGTGCTCCTCCTTCCTCCGCGCGCCGGCGGCTGGCGGAAGAGGTCGCTTGGCAAAGGGCGGTGGCCCGTATGCGTCCTAATCAGGCGTATGCCCGTTTTCCTATTGCGGGACAGCATGTTTTCGACCAAAGGCGTCTGCCGGCTGGTGAGCGGCAGGGCTGCAATCCCCGCAATCCCTACAATCCCAATATCTGCTTGAGCTCCCCTATGCGCCGACGGCTCACGGGCAACTCTATGCGCGTCTTACCCGCGGTGCGCAACATGAAGTTGGAGCCGGGCATGGAGGATATCTCGGTGACCATATCCAGGTTGACCAGGTACTTCCGGTGCACGCGAAAGAAACGGTACGGCTTGAGCCTGTCCTCCAGGTTCTTGAGCCTGTAGGAGGTCAGGTACTTCTGGCTGGCCGTGTGCACGTAGGAGTAGTCCTCGTAGGCCTCCACGAACACGATCTGATCAAAGGGCAGCAGCACCATCCTGCCGTCCTGATTGATGGCCAGCTTTTCGATTTCGGGCGGCTTGCCGCGTTGGGAATAGTCCCAGGCCTGGCGCAAGGCAGACAGGAAGCGGTCCTCGTCTTCCTCGCCCATGGGCACCTGCACCATGGACTCCTCTTCCGACCCGCCGCCGTAATCCCGCTCCGGGATCAGGGACGGCCTAGGCGCCTGCATGAACCCGGAACGCAACTGGCGCAGGCGGTCCACGGTGCGAGACAGACGCTCGCGGCCCGCGGGCCAGATAAGATAGTCCAGAGCCTCCAACTCGAAAGCCTTATAGGCTTTCGACTCGTCCGAAGCGATGAACACCAAGGCGGGACGGGACTTGCGCCCCATGAGCATCTGAGCCAGCTCCAGACCGCTTACCTCGCCAGGCAATTCCAGGCCCAGAAAAATCACGCCATAGGGAATATGCTCCAGAAGTTCCATTGCCTCGTAAGCGGTAATGGCTTCTCCCAGAATTCGCATAAAATCCAAATGGCTTAAGCTGTCCCGCAAGCCGCTTCTGACCGCAGGATCTCCATGAAGAAGGAGCGCCCGGAGCTTGTTCATTCAAGTACCAAACCTTGGGTAAGCCCATCAGTACTGTGCGCACAGCACCGATGCTGCTACTTTTAATTCCTTAGATCGAAAAGATTGCCAGGGCAAGCACGCGAAACGCGAAGCATGTATTAGGAAAAGCTATCGCCTGCATATGGTTTACTTAGGACTTTGTTAAAAAAAGGATAAGCACGAAAAATTGACATGAAGTACCATTGACAATAAACACATCAAGTTATCAGAAGTCAAAGAAGGGGTCTATATAACACGCTTTTAACCTTTGGTAAGGGGGCTTTATGACGTTAGCGCCTAAACCGCTGCCGGACGCAATCAAGGAGCGGCTGGCCAAGTTCGACTTGAACGCCTGCTTTACGTGCGGGACGTGCTCCAGCGGTTGCCCCATCACCGGTACGCCGGGAATGGAAGGCTGGGACACACGCAAGGCCTTGCGCATGATTGCCTACGGCATGATTGACGAGGTCGTCGATTCTGATTGGCCATGGGTCTGTACCGGCTGCGGCCGTTGCGCCTACGCCTGTCCACAGGGCATCGATATCGTGCCCATCTTCGGCTACATGAAGCACCTGCGCGAGCGCTCCAAAGTGCCCGGCGTGCTGAACAAGGGCGTGGATCGCGTCATTGAAACCGGCAACAACATGGGCATCGCCAAGGACGACTACCTGATGTCCATGGCCGATGTGGGCAACGAGTTGGCCGAGGAGGAATGCCCCGGCTTCTACGTGCCCGTGGACAAGGAAGGCGCGAGCGTCCTGTTCTTCCCCAACTCCAAGGAAGTCTACGGCGACTTCGAGGACCAGAAGTGGTGGTGGAAGATCTTCTACGCCGCCAAGGAAAACTGGACCATTCCCTCGGAAAACTGGGAAGCCGTCGACTGGGGTCTGTTCACCGGCAACTACGAGGCCACCAAGACCCTGGCACAGCGCAAGATGGACCTGAACCGCAAGCTCAAGGTCGGCACAATGATCATGCCCGACTGCGGCGGCGGATCATACGGCTGCCGTAGCGGCATGAAGTCCTGCGCCCTTGAGGACGCGAGCAACACCGTCAACTACGTCTATCTCTATGACTACCTGAAGAAACTCATCGAGCAAGGCCGCGTCAAGCTCGACAAGAGCCGCTGGGAAGGCAAGACCTTCGCTTTCCATGACTCCTGCAAGCATGGCCGCGAGCTGGAAAAGCATTTTGGGGATGCCTACTACGAAGAAGCCCGCTGGATCATCGACCAGTGCGTGGGCAAGCGGGTCGAGTTCTACCCCAACCGCGGCAACAACTACTGCTGCGGCGCCGGCGGCGGCAACTGGCCCGGCCCCTACGAGAAGCATTCCGCCTACCATGGCCGCTTCAAGGTCCAGCAGATCAAGGATTCCGGCGCGGATATCGTCGTGGTCGGCTGTTCCAACTGCCGCGACCAGATCTCGCGCAGACTGCCCAAGTACTACCCCGAGGATTGCAAGTACGAGGTCAAGTACATCTGGCAGCTCGTGGCCGAGTCCCTGGTCATGGAGCCCTGGAGCGAAGAAGAAGTCGAGAAGGCCCAGGCCGAGGCTGCCGCCCAGTGGGAGCGCCTTGGTGTGGATCTGGACGCTGGTTACTAGGCGAGAGCCTGAAGATACGATGGAGCTTCACCTGTCCTACGTTTAACTAAACCTGCAAGGGAGGTTTAGGTCTATGACCAAAGTAGGTTCCGTGATGGTCGTTGGCGGCGGTATCGCCGGCATCCAGACCGCCCTGGACCTCGCCGATTCGGGCTACTATGTCTACATGGTAGAAAAAGGCCCGAGCATCGGCGGAGTCATGGCGCAACTGGATAAGACCTTCCCGACCAATGACTGCGCGATGTGAATAGTCTCGCCAAAATTGGTCGAGTGCGGTCGGCACTTGAATATCGAGCTTTTGACCATGTCCGAGGTTGTTGGCGTATCCGGCGATGCCGGGAACTTCACTGTGAAGGTCCGGCAGAAGCCCCGCTACGTCGAGATGGACAAATGTATCGCCTGCGGCCTGTGCGCGGAAAAATGTCCCAAGAAAGTCTCCAACGAGTACAACGCGGGTCTCGACACCCGCAAGGCGGCTTACATCGAGTACGGCCAAGCCGTGCCCCTCAAGTACGTCATTGACGCCGAAAACTGCATCTACCTCAAGTCCGGAAAGTGTCGCGCCTGTGAAAAGTTCTGCCCCACAGGAGCGATCAACTTCGAGGACAAGGAAAAGACCATCGACCTGAACGTCGGCGCGGTCATCGCCGCTCCCGGCTTCAAGCCCTACGATCCCACCAGCGTGGACTTCTTCGGCCATGACCGCAAGAACGTCCCCGACTGTGTGACCAGCCTCGAATACGAGCGGCTTCTGTCCGCCAGCGGCCCGTGCATGGGCCACCTCGTGCGCCCCTCGGACCACAAGGAACCCCAGAAGATCGCCTGGCTGCAGTGCGTCGGCTCGCGCAACACGAGCAAGTGCGACAATGGCTTCTGTTCGAGCGTGTGCTGTATGTACGCCATCAAGCAGGCCATGGTCACCGCGGACCATACCGCCGGAGAGCTGGACCAGACCATCTACTACATGGACATCCGCTCCCACGGTAAGGAGTTCGAGAAGTACTACGAGGACGCCAAGAAAAAGGGCATCAAGTTCGTGCGCGCCCGGCCACACACGGTCATGCCCGGCGAAGGCGGCAAGGGCGTGCGCATCCGCTACGCCAGCGAGGACGGCAGGGAGATCTACGAAGACTACGACCTGTTCGTGCTGTCCATCGGCCTTGAGGCCCCCACGAGCGCCGAAGCGCTGTCCAAGACCCTGGGCATCAAGACCGACAAGTACAACTTCGCCCTGACCGGCAGCTTCGCGCCCGTGTCGGCCAGCAGGCCCGGCATCTTCGTGTCCGGCGCCTTCCAGGGCCCCAAGGACATCCCGCAGTCCGTGACCGAGGCCTCCAGCGCCGCCGCCATGGCCGCGGCAACCCTGGTCGAAGCCAAGGGCACGCTGACCAAGGCCAAGACCTACCCGCCCGAGATGAGCGTGGCCGGCCAGGCTCCGCGCATCGGCGTGTTCGTCTGCTCCTGCGGCATCAACATCGCAGGCACCGTGGACGTGAAGAAGGTCATGGAATACGCCAAGAGCTTGCCGAACGTGGCGTTCGTCGAGAACAACCTGTTCACCTGCTCGGCCGACACCCAGGACCTCATCAGCGCCAAGATCAAGGAACATAAGCTGAACCGCGTGGTGGTGGCCGCCTGCACACCCAGGACTCACGAGCCCCTGTTCCAGGACACCATGGCCAGCACGGGTCTCAACAAGTACCTGTTCGAGATGGCTAACATCCGCAACCAGAACAGCTGGGTGCACCAGAACGAGCCCGAAAAGGCCACTCAGAAGGCCATGGACCAGGTGCGCATGGCCGTGGCCAAGGCCCAGTACCTCGAGCCGCTGGACAAGATCAGCGTCAACGTCATCCAGAAGGCCCTGGTCATCGGCGGCGGCATCTCCGGCATGACCTCGGCGCTCGGCTTGGCCAACCAGGGCTATCCCGTGACCCTGATTGAGAAGGGCGACCAGCTCGGCGGCAACGCCTGGGCCCTGTCGCACACCTGGAAGGGCGAGGAGATCAAGCCCTTCGTCGAGGGCCTCATCAAGCAGGTCGAGGGCCACAAGAACATCAAGGTCTACAAGAAGGCTCAGCTCAAGAGCGCCACGGGCTCCGTGGGCAGCTTCACGAGCAAGATCGACGCCGGCGGCCAGGAGCTGGCCCTCAACTACGGCGTAGCCGTGGTGGCCACGGGCGCCAAAGAATACAAGCCCAAGGAGTACCTCTACGGCCAGGACAAGCGCGTTCTTACGCACCTGGACTTCGAGGCCCTGCTCAAGAGCAACCCCGGCGCGATGAAGAACGCGAAGAACGTGGCCTTCATCCAGTGTGTCGGCTCCCGCGACGACGAGCGGCCCTACTGCTCGCGCGTGTGCTGCTCGCACTCGGTCGAGGCGGCCCTGAGCATCAAGAAGATCAATCCGAACGCTGGCGTGTTCGTGTTCAACCGCGACATCCGCACCTACGGCCACCGCGAGGACATCTACCGCGAGTCCCGCGAGAAGGGCGTCATGTACGTGCGCTACGAGCCAGAGGCCAAGCCCAAGGTCTACACCGAAGGCAGCGCCCTGTTCATCGAGGGCTATGACCCGATCCTGCAGGACAGCGTCAAGATCCCGGTGGACTACGTGGTGCTCGCTTCTGCCATCGTGCCGCACAAGGACGACTCGCTGTCCAAGCTCTACAAGTGCTCGGTCGGCGCCGACGGCTTCCTCACCGAGGCCCATCCCAAGCTGAAGCCTGTTGACCTCTCGGTCGACGGCCTGTTCGTGGCCGGCCTGTGCCACTACCCGAAGCCTGTGGACGAGGCCATCGGCCAAGCCCAGGCAGCGGTCTCCAGGGCGAGCACCATTCTCTCCCAGGCGACCATGACGCTCGACTCCATCAAGAGCTATCGCACCGACAACTGCGACGGCTGCGCGCTCTGCGTCGACGTATGCCCCTATCTGGCCATCAGTCTCGAGGACTACCAGAAGGACGGGTACACCTACAGGCGCATCAAGACCGAGCAGGCCCTATGCAAGGGCTGCGGCCTGTGCGAGGCCACCTGCCCCAAGCAGGGCGTGTACGTGCACGGCTTCACCATGGACCAGATCAAGGCCCAGGTGGATGCCATGCTGGAAAGCGTATAGCCAACCCTTCAAGGAAGGAGTTTATCGGATATGGCTGACACTTACGAACCGGTCATCATCGGCTTCCTGTGCAACTGGTGCGCATATGCCGGCGGCGACCTCGCGGGCGTCTCGCGCCTGCAGTACCCGCCCAACATGCGCGCCATCCGGGTCATGTGCTCCGGCATGGTGCATCCGAACCTGGTGGTGCATGCGCTCCAAAAAGGCGCCGACGGCGTCATGGTGCTTGGCTGACACCTGGGTGAATGTCATTACCTGGATGGTAATCACAAGGCACTGGCTAGGGCTGAAGGCGCGAAACTCGTTCTCGCCGACCTGGGCATTGATCCCGAGCGTTTCATGATCGAATGGTGCTCCTCCGCCGAGGCGCCCCGGTTCGCTGAACTGGTGACCTCGTTCACGGACAAGATCAGGAAGCTCGGCCCCAATCCTCTGAAGGCCAAGCAAGCGGTAACCGCGTAACCGAACCCGGAGGGTGGGCCTCGGCTTCCGCCCTCCGGCTCCGCGAATACGGAGGAATACATGGTCAAAGTAGCAGAGGAATGGTTGAATTCATGCTCGGGGTGCGAGATCGCCATCCTCAATATCGGGGATGCCCTGGTCGATCTGCTGCCTTCGCTTGAGTTCGTGCACATTCCCGTTCTTATCGACAAAAAGTATTACGGCCAGACCGGCGAGGGGAAGCATCTCGAAATCCCCAAGGCCGTTGTCGGCATCGTTTCCGGCGGCGTGAAGAACAGCGAGCACCTCGAGGTGCTCCATAAGATGCGCGAGTCCTGCGACATCCTTATCGCGCTGGGCACCTGCGCCACGGACGGCGGCCTGCCGGCCCTGGCCAACATGTACACCAACGACGAAATCCGCGAGTTCTCCTACCACGACTCTCCCACGACCGTGGACAAGGGCGTGCGGCCCAACCCGGACAAGTTCCATATCCCGCACATGCTCGAGCACTGCACGGCGCTGGACGAGCACGTCAAGGTGGACATCAAGATCCCCGGCTGCCCGCCGCATCCCGAGTGGATCGCCGGCGCGGTGTTGGCGCTGCTGGACGGCAAGACCGAGTTCAAGCTGCCCGAGCGCAGCGTGTGCGACGTCTGCCCCACCAAGCGCGAGCGCAAGAAATCCGATACCGGCGTCCTGAAGCGCATGCTGGAGACCCCGGAGTACGATCCGGAGAAGCCCGTGAGCGATATGCGCTGTTTGCTGGAGCAGGGCTTCATGTGCCTTGGTCCGGTGACCAGGGCCGGCTGCGGCGGCATGCAGGCGCGCACTCCGCGCTGCATCTCTGCCCGCGTGCCCTGTCGCGGCTGCTACGGCCCCGTGCGCGAGTCGGCCCTGCCGCTCATCGATTACGTGAGCGCCCTGGCCTCCGTCGGCTATGACCCGGCCAAGATGCCCGATCGTCGCGGCTTCCTGGCAAGGTTCTCCGGCGGCCACGGCGTGCTCAAGAAGATCTAGGCTTCGGTAGGAGGAAGCACACATGGCAGCTAGCCCCAATGTCGCTAAGACTCTCAATATCGCGCCCGTGACGCGTATCGAGGGACACGCCGGCATCGAGATCATGCTCGATGACGCAGGCAACGTGGCCGATGCTCGGCTCAACGTCATGTCCCTGAGAGGGTTCGAGAAATTCGTGGTCGGGCGTCCCATCGAGGAAGTGCCCCGTATCGTCAACCGCATCTGCGGCATCTGCCCCTGGAACCACCACCTGGCCTCCATGAAGGCCGTGGACGGTTGCCTTGGGCTGACCCCGCCGCCAACCGGTCGCAAGCTCCGGGAATTCTGCCAGATGCTGGCCTACATCCCGGACAAGATCCTGCACTTCTACTTCCTGGCCGCCCCGGACTTCGTCCTGGGTCCTGACGCCGACGTGGCAGTGCGCAACGTGGTCGGTATCGTGGGCGCCGCCCCCGAGCTGGCCAAGCAAGTCGTGCACATGCGCTACAAGACCCAGATGGCGCTTGAAAAGTTTGCCGGCAAGGTCATCCATCCGATGGCCGCTGTGGCCGGCGGCTTCTCCAAGCCCATGCTGGAGGAGGAGCGCAAGGAACTGCTCGAGGTGATTAAGGAGGCCAAGGAATTCGGCCTGTTCACCATCAAGTTCGCGCGCGAGAACGTCTTCCCCAAGTACCTGGAAGCGGTGAAGACCGTGGGCGTGTTCGAATCCGGCTACATCGGCACCGTGGTTCCCGAGACCGGCGCCCTGGAGCTGTATGACGG
It includes:
- the acs gene encoding acetate--CoA ligase, producing the protein MDDTGALDVLLNEVRVFRPLPQTIIEANVNPQEVTGAYRLAQEDPLAYWEEAALELEWFRKWDQVLDSDNPPFYRWFPGGQCNIVHNALDRHIRTVNRNKLALIWEGEPGDSRKFTYFELYRAVNRFAGALRSLGVRKGDRVAVFMPLLPETLIAMLATAKIGAVHVCVFGGFSAKALSERICDSQARVVVTADGFYRNGKVINQKAIVDEALNSACADCVDTVVVVHRAGVDVDMVSARDIWYEDLVRSEAPETRTEVMEATDPLFLLHTSGTSGRAKGIVHTHGGYMVGVARTMNWIFDIKPTDIFWCTADAGWITGHSYVVYAPLLCGTTTLMYEGHPLYPQADRLWSIVARYGVTALYTTPTLIRMLMRYGSQFPRQHDISSLRMLGSVGEPLNPEAWVWFHRHIGRGECPLMDTWWQTETGMCMLSPLPVSVLKPGSVNKPLPGVEAEVVDRQGQPVPPGKGGFLVLTKPWPGMLQTLWNDPKGYAQAYWEKIPGVYVTGDVARKDEDGYFWIQGRADEVINIAGHNIGTAEIESALCVHKAVAEAAVVGVPDKIKGEVAKAFVVLSEGRELGEDLVRELKAMVRRELGPVVVLKSVAFVESLPRTKAGKILRRVLRAQELGVDPGDLSVLDEE
- a CDS encoding LytR/AlgR family response regulator transcription factor, which codes for MNKLRALLLHGDPAVRSGLRDSLSHLDFMRILGEAITAYEAMELLEHIPYGVIFLGLELPGEVSGLELAQMLMGRKSRPALVFIASDESKAYKAFELEALDYLIWPAGRERLSRTVDRLRQLRSGFMQAPRPSLIPERDYGGGSEEESMVQVPMGEEDEDRFLSALRQAWDYSQRGKPPEIEKLAINQDGRMVLLPFDQIVFVEAYEDYSYVHTASQKYLTSYRLKNLEDRLKPYRFFRVHRKYLVNLDMVTEISSMPGSNFMLRTAGKTRIELPVSRRRIGELKQILGL
- a CDS encoding (Fe-S)-binding protein gives rise to the protein MTLAPKPLPDAIKERLAKFDLNACFTCGTCSSGCPITGTPGMEGWDTRKALRMIAYGMIDEVVDSDWPWVCTGCGRCAYACPQGIDIVPIFGYMKHLRERSKVPGVLNKGVDRVIETGNNMGIAKDDYLMSMADVGNELAEEECPGFYVPVDKEGASVLFFPNSKEVYGDFEDQKWWWKIFYAAKENWTIPSENWEAVDWGLFTGNYEATKTLAQRKMDLNRKLKVGTMIMPDCGGGSYGCRSGMKSCALEDASNTVNYVYLYDYLKKLIEQGRVKLDKSRWEGKTFAFHDSCKHGRELEKHFGDAYYEEARWIIDQCVGKRVEFYPNRGNNYCCGAGGGNWPGPYEKHSAYHGRFKVQQIKDSGADIVVVGCSNCRDQISRRLPKYYPEDCKYEVKYIWQLVAESLVMEPWSEEEVEKAQAEAAAQWERLGVDLDAGY
- a CDS encoding FAD-dependent oxidoreductase, yielding MTKVGSVMVVGGGIAGIQTALDLADSGYYVYMVEKGPSIGGVMAQLDKTFPTNDCAMUIVSPKLVECGRHLNIELLTMSEVVGVSGDAGNFTVKVRQKPRYVEMDKCIACGLCAEKCPKKVSNEYNAGLDTRKAAYIEYGQAVPLKYVIDAENCIYLKSGKCRACEKFCPTGAINFEDKEKTIDLNVGAVIAAPGFKPYDPTSVDFFGHDRKNVPDCVTSLEYERLLSASGPCMGHLVRPSDHKEPQKIAWLQCVGSRNTSKCDNGFCSSVCCMYAIKQAMVTADHTAGELDQTIYYMDIRSHGKEFEKYYEDAKKKGIKFVRARPHTVMPGEGGKGVRIRYASEDGREIYEDYDLFVLSIGLEAPTSAEALSKTLGIKTDKYNFALTGSFAPVSASRPGIFVSGAFQGPKDIPQSVTEASSAAAMAAATLVEAKGTLTKAKTYPPEMSVAGQAPRIGVFVCSCGINIAGTVDVKKVMEYAKSLPNVAFVENNLFTCSADTQDLISAKIKEHKLNRVVVAACTPRTHEPLFQDTMASTGLNKYLFEMANIRNQNSWVHQNEPEKATQKAMDQVRMAVAKAQYLEPLDKISVNVIQKALVIGGGISGMTSALGLANQGYPVTLIEKGDQLGGNAWALSHTWKGEEIKPFVEGLIKQVEGHKNIKVYKKAQLKSATGSVGSFTSKIDAGGQELALNYGVAVVATGAKEYKPKEYLYGQDKRVLTHLDFEALLKSNPGAMKNAKNVAFIQCVGSRDDERPYCSRVCCSHSVEAALSIKKINPNAGVFVFNRDIRTYGHREDIYRESREKGVMYVRYEPEAKPKVYTEGSALFIEGYDPILQDSVKIPVDYVVLASAIVPHKDDSLSKLYKCSVGADGFLTEAHPKLKPVDLSVDGLFVAGLCHYPKPVDEAIGQAQAAVSRASTILSQATMTLDSIKSYRTDNCDGCALCVDVCPYLAISLEDYQKDGYTYRRIKTEQALCKGCGLCEATCPKQGVYVHGFTMDQIKAQVDAMLESV
- a CDS encoding hydrogenase iron-sulfur subunit, encoding MADTYEPVIIGFLCNWCAYAGGDLAGVSRLQYPPNMRAIRVMCSGMVHPNLVVHALQKGADGVMVLGUHLGECHYLDGNHKALARAEGAKLVLADLGIDPERFMIEWCSSAEAPRFAELVTSFTDKIRKLGPNPLKAKQAVTA
- a CDS encoding methyl viologen-reducing hydrogenase, yielding MVKVAEEWLNSCSGCEIAILNIGDALVDLLPSLEFVHIPVLIDKKYYGQTGEGKHLEIPKAVVGIVSGGVKNSEHLEVLHKMRESCDILIALGTCATDGGLPALANMYTNDEIREFSYHDSPTTVDKGVRPNPDKFHIPHMLEHCTALDEHVKVDIKIPGCPPHPEWIAGAVLALLDGKTEFKLPERSVCDVCPTKRERKKSDTGVLKRMLETPEYDPEKPVSDMRCLLEQGFMCLGPVTRAGCGGMQARTPRCISARVPCRGCYGPVRESALPLIDYVSALASVGYDPAKMPDRRGFLARFSGGHGVLKKI
- a CDS encoding Ni/Fe hydrogenase subunit alpha, with product MAASPNVAKTLNIAPVTRIEGHAGIEIMLDDAGNVADARLNVMSLRGFEKFVVGRPIEEVPRIVNRICGICPWNHHLASMKAVDGCLGLTPPPTGRKLREFCQMLAYIPDKILHFYFLAAPDFVLGPDADVAVRNVVGIVGAAPELAKQVVHMRYKTQMALEKFAGKVIHPMAAVAGGFSKPMLEEERKELLEVIKEAKEFGLFTIKFARENVFPKYLEAVKTVGVFESGYIGTVVPETGALELYDGELRLMDRDGSYDQFKYSEYGNYIAEHTEDWSYLKFPYIKKHGGIKLDETDAKGVYRSNCLARINVCDQMRTPLAQKELEIFRKEFGRPAHLTLLYHWARLIELVQCCERAEELLNDPEITGRDIRAKNIVPKAGEGVGCVEAPRGTLIHHYKSDENGMCTFANLIVGTTHNNAGMNLSVKQAAKALIKNGKYDQGILNTVELAVRAYDPUMSCATHRLDGGVAVQLKIIDSEGKVIETMQK